In the genome of Pseudanabaena mucicola str. Chao 1806, the window ACAATTGATCTTCAAGCGGCTGCTTTAGATTGGTTGATTACTGATGCTAGACAACAACAACCACAATCTCCCCTAGAGCTCTCTAAAGTTCTTTCGTAAAACCAAAAGGCGTTGCTTTGCAACGCCTTTTGGTCATTTACTGCGAACTCGCATAAATTGATCGATGCCTTTAGCGATCGCTTCAGCCATCCGTTTTTGATAACTAGGGTTACTAAGATTTCTTGCTTCATTGGGATTAGTCACAAAGCCTGTTTCTACAAGAATTGCAGGCATTGAAGTTCTGGCTATTACATAAAAGCCTGCTCCTTTAACCGAGCGATCATTTGCTCCTGTCTCCGATATGATCTGCGAATGAACATAACGAGCTAGCTCATGACCTGCTACTGAGCCTCTTGCATGATAAGTCTCAACGCCATTAACACTGATGTTACTGGCAGCGATAGCATTAGCATGGACACTTACAAATACATCAGCACTAACTCTTTCTGCTGCCTCAACACGAGGTTCTAGGTCAATTTCGACATCAGTAGTCCGTGTGTAATAAACTGTAAAACCCATACTTTGTAAGGTCTGCCCTAAAAGTAGGCTAATTGGTAATACGACATCTTTTTCTTGCACTCCATTTGCCACTGCCCCAGGATCTCTACCTCCATGACCTGCATCGACAAAAATTACACCTCGGCGGCGGTCACCTGTACTTTGGGGAGATGGTATGGAAGGAATATTGTTGGGTAAAGGTTTAGGACTATTTTGTGGTAACTGGGAAACGTTATTTAAAGAAACTTGCAACTTGATTTGTTGATTATTTTGGCGTTGGGTTTCACTAATTTGCCAACCTGAAAGGACTTTAATCCCAATTTCTACCGCATTTCCTACTTGAGACAAGCGAATTCTTTCAATGGGGCTAGTAGCTAAAAGTGTAGGACGCTGTAAAGTTGGTGAAATATTAGCGTTAGCAACCCTTAAATTAAAAATTCCCGAAACTCGATCAAGACTCGTTTGATAGTTAACAGGTTGATTTGCCTCGATTATCAATTGTCCTGTATTGCTAAAGCTCAGTCTTTGGATCGAGGCTGGTTTGTTTGTATTTATGGGATTACTATTTACAGGAATTGGCAAACTAGGTGTGGTTGTTTGAGCGAGATTTGCAGGAGTGAGCAATAAAATGTTGGTTTCTGCAATGTACTGACTTTGCCAAGCGATCTTGCTATTGGGGTCACTACTATCAAGGTCAAAAACTAAACGGGTAATCGCAGGATTATTTTGAAATTGAGCAATTCTTACCTGTTTGACCCCAAAGCGGTTTAACAGCAGGCTAAATTTGTGTAATTCCTTAACCACCGCAGTATTTTGCAAATCCACAATCAATCGTTCAGGATTATTTTCACGTTGAATGCGGATTTCAGGATTAGCATTTACTGCCAACATCAAACCATTGGTCGTAGGACGGATACTATCAAGCCTGATGCTGTTAGATTGGTCAGATGTGCTTTGAGCAATTACAGATGCTACTAAATTGTGTGGCTGCGCTGTCAGATTAGCCCCTGAGAATGTTGGCAAAGTTTGAGTGTCAAACCCATAAGCCACAGGATTGAATGGATCTCCCAGACTCCACCCATAACTTGTAGCAATGCTCACATAAATTCCCAAAGCTATTTGTCGATATCGCAAAATATTTCTCCCAATGGCATAAAGATCCGTAAGTTGAGCGATTACACAGCCAGATATATAATTCCAGATATATAATTATTGATGCTTGTAATTATTCGATCTATCTTCGATAGGATTTTAAGAACTGATCGACCCCTTTAGCGATCGCCTCAGCCATCCGCTCTTGATAAGAAGGATTCACCAATCTTGCTAATTCTGATGGATTGGTAATATAACCAGTCTCCACAAGAATGGCAGGCATCGAAGTATTGCGAATTACATAAAATCTAGCTGACCTCACACCACGGTCATTTGCACCTGTACTAGCAAGAATTTGCTCATGTACCATTTCTGCAAGATTCTTTCCTAGAGACGTACCTGGAGCATGATAAGTTTCAATGCCACTGACCTGCGATGCATTGGCATCAAGCGAATTTACATGCACACTAACAAATACACTTGCTCTAGATTTCTCAGCGATCTGAACTCTTGGATCCAAATCAAGATCGATATCTTCGGAGCGAGTGTAGACCACTGCGTATCCCATTTGCTGCAAGATTCGACCTAGATGCTTACTAATCAATAGCACAATATCTTTTTCGTATATACCATTGCGAGTAGCACCGACATCTGGTCCCCCATGTCCAGGATCGATGGCAACTAATTGCCGACCAGTAGTATTGCCATAGATTAGTTGCGGTTGAGAGCGAGGGGTTCCAGAAATACTCGTTTTAACTGGTACAACACTTACTAGCTGCAAAGCGATCGCTTGAGCATCAGTCCTAGGCGTTTCTCTGATTTGCCAGCCTGCAATTGCCTTAATACTAATTACAACTGAGTCGCCAACCTGATTCAGCCGAATCTGTTCAATGGGACTATTTGCCCCTAAGATCGGGCGGCGTAGCTGTGATGAAATTCTTGTAGCGGGAACTGTAACGCTGTAAATATTATTAGCTAAGTCTAAGCTGCTACGGTAAGTAATTGCCCGACTTGCTTGGATTACCAGTTGACCATAACCATTAAATGACAGACCATCAATTGTTGTGGGTATGTCGATTGGTAACGATGCGACTGATGAATGTTTAGTTATGTTGCTGTCTGCGACTTCGTTGATCAGTAAACCCAGAATATTTCGGTTTGCGTTAGTTGAGAATGCAACATTGGTCTGAAGGTCGCCATCCTTCAATGACAACCCATCAGAATTGACTGTGGCACTATTTAGTTTCACAGTCTGCCCAAAAGACTGATCAGTAGATGATGTCTGTGCCTGCAAATATCGACTCTGTAATGATTGATCAAGAGTATCCTTTGCCTTGGTCTCCTGCACATCCAGAAGGCTAATACCTAATAAGCACATTAAGCAACATAGCGATCGCTTGAAATGTTGGTTCAGTTGGTTCAAGAAAAAAATACTCCCATCAAATCGACTAGAGCTTGCCAATCAAAACTTTAAGAAAGCAATTCTACAGGAGATAAGGCAACTTTTTCCACTAAAGGCAACTTTCCTAACCAGCGACGTGATACTTGAGCAAAACGATCAGGTTCACCACTCACAAAAAATCGTGTTTCGGCGCGTCCACAACGATTGTCTAGGCATTTTAAACCCATCAAATCTAACTCCTGAGCAGCAGCCCTCACCACGTAGGATGCAGGATTTACCAAAGCCACATGGGATGGCAAAATTTGGCGTAAAACTCCAGATAAATGTGGATAATGCGTGCAACCTAAAACTAAAGTGTCAATATTTGCATCTATCAGTGGCTGTAAATAATGCTTTGCGACTTGCATTGTGCAGGGATCTTGAATGCGATCAGATTCAATCAAAGGCACAAACTCTGGACAGTCAACTTGAAATACCTGTGCTTGGGGATCGCTCTCACAAATTGCTCTAACATAGGCTTCGCTCTTCACAGTTGCAGTCGTCGCAATTACGCCTATCCGTTTGCCTTTTCCCACAGCCGCCCTCGCCCCTGGCAAAATTAGCCCCAAGATAGGAATATCAAAATCTTTCCTAACGATATCTAGGGCTAATGCCGAACTCGTATTGCAAGCCATGATTGCCATCTTGACTTGCTCAGACCGCATCCAATGCAAGATCTCATAGACATATTCAACAATTTCCGCAGGCGATCGCTTGCCATAAGGCAGTCTCGCCGTATCACCAAAATAAACCACTGACTCATAAGGCAGTTGGCGATGAACTTCTTGTAAAACCGTAAGTCCCCCAACCCCGCTATCAAAAACACCAATAGGGAACCGAGCTTCCTGCTGCAAAATCATGCACATCCTCACACTTCACATGCATCACAGTAAAGCATATTTTTTCAAAAGTGCGTATCAGCCTAACTAATTAACCATAAAAACAATTGCCCTAGACAACTATACTTTTTCTAGGTAGCTTTCAATTAGCTATGCGATCGCTGGTTGACCTCAACACGTCAAACATATACACAAGTAACAAACAAAAACTAAAAGATCTTCATTATGGATTTATCTCTTATCCCACCACAACCAAAAGCAGGCATCCTCAATGTCTTAATCGAAATTCCCGCAGGTAGCAAAAATAAATACGAATTTGACAAAGACCTCAATGCCTTTGCCCTAGATCGCGTTTTGTATTCCTCTGTCCAATATCCCTACGACTATGGCTTTGTTCCCAATACCCTTGCTGACGATGGCGATCCCCTCGATGGTATGGTCATCATGGATCAACCCACATTCCCTGGCTGTATTATTCCTGCTCGTCCTATTGGGATGCTAATCATGATCGATGGCGGCGATCGTGACGAAAAAATTCTTTGTGTCCCTGCCAAAGATCCCCGCTATGCTGATGTAAAATCTCTCTCTGACATCGCCCCTCACCGTCTTGACGAAATCGCTGAATTTTTCCGCTCCTACAAAAATCTGGAAAAGAAAGTTACCGAAATTAGAGGCTGGGAGGGTATAGAAGCAGTTCAAGCACTCGTAGCTAAATCCATTGAAGCTGCATTGTCTAAATCCTAGAAATTTTGCCTTAAAAGACTTTTGCTACGTAGCTTTTATTGAGATTTTCCGCAAAGATTCAAAGAAGCAAATAAATTTTTGAAGAAAGTAGTTGACAAAGGAAAGTAAGGTAGCTATATTAGAAAAGCGCTGAAGGGAGGCAAGCGAGAGCAGTCCGCCCTGAGCTGAAAAGGAAGGCGCTAGAACCTAGACAAATAAATAGTTTGAAAGCTTTGTTAAACCAATAGACCTCGTCAAAAGAAAAGAGACTGGATTATTTGGATAACTGAAGAATAACCAGCTATCCGACAGGATAAGCGAAAAGCAAAAAAAAGTCAAACCCATCCTTAAAAGGGAAAGAGCTTTATGCAAGTAGGAAGAGATTTCGAAAGTATAGAGACACCATGGAGAGTTTGATCCTGGCTCAGGATGAACGCTGGCGGTATGCTTAACACATGCAAGTCGAACGGTCTCTTCGGA includes:
- a CDS encoding N-acetylmuramoyl-L-alanine amidase is translated as MRYRQIALGIYVSIATSYGWSLGDPFNPVAYGFDTQTLPTFSGANLTAQPHNLVASVIAQSTSDQSNSIRLDSIRPTTNGLMLAVNANPEIRIQRENNPERLIVDLQNTAVVKELHKFSLLLNRFGVKQVRIAQFQNNPAITRLVFDLDSSDPNSKIAWQSQYIAETNILLLTPANLAQTTTPSLPIPVNSNPINTNKPASIQRLSFSNTGQLIIEANQPVNYQTSLDRVSGIFNLRVANANISPTLQRPTLLATSPIERIRLSQVGNAVEIGIKVLSGWQISETQRQNNQQIKLQVSLNNVSQLPQNSPKPLPNNIPSIPSPQSTGDRRRGVIFVDAGHGGRDPGAVANGVQEKDVVLPISLLLGQTLQSMGFTVYYTRTTDVEIDLEPRVEAAERVSADVFVSVHANAIAASNISVNGVETYHARGSVAGHELARYVHSQIISETGANDRSVKGAGFYVIARTSMPAILVETGFVTNPNEARNLSNPSYQKRMAEAIAKGIDQFMRVRSK
- a CDS encoding inorganic diphosphatase, which encodes MDLSLIPPQPKAGILNVLIEIPAGSKNKYEFDKDLNAFALDRVLYSSVQYPYDYGFVPNTLADDGDPLDGMVIMDQPTFPGCIIPARPIGMLIMIDGGDRDEKILCVPAKDPRYADVKSLSDIAPHRLDEIAEFFRSYKNLEKKVTEIRGWEGIEAVQALVAKSIEAALSKS
- a CDS encoding N-acetylmuramoyl-L-alanine amidase family protein, with amino-acid sequence MNQLNQHFKRSLCCLMCLLGISLLDVQETKAKDTLDQSLQSRYLQAQTSSTDQSFGQTVKLNSATVNSDGLSLKDGDLQTNVAFSTNANRNILGLLINEVADSNITKHSSVASLPIDIPTTIDGLSFNGYGQLVIQASRAITYRSSLDLANNIYSVTVPATRISSQLRRPILGANSPIEQIRLNQVGDSVVISIKAIAGWQIRETPRTDAQAIALQLVSVVPVKTSISGTPRSQPQLIYGNTTGRQLVAIDPGHGGPDVGATRNGIYEKDIVLLISKHLGRILQQMGYAVVYTRSEDIDLDLDPRVQIAEKSRASVFVSVHVNSLDANASQVSGIETYHAPGTSLGKNLAEMVHEQILASTGANDRGVRSARFYVIRNTSMPAILVETGYITNPSELARLVNPSYQERMAEAIAKGVDQFLKSYRR
- the murI gene encoding glutamate racemase gives rise to the protein MILQQEARFPIGVFDSGVGGLTVLQEVHRQLPYESVVYFGDTARLPYGKRSPAEIVEYVYEILHWMRSEQVKMAIMACNTSSALALDIVRKDFDIPILGLILPGARAAVGKGKRIGVIATTATVKSEAYVRAICESDPQAQVFQVDCPEFVPLIESDRIQDPCTMQVAKHYLQPLIDANIDTLVLGCTHYPHLSGVLRQILPSHVALVNPASYVVRAAAQELDLMGLKCLDNRCGRAETRFFVSGEPDRFAQVSRRWLGKLPLVEKVALSPVELLS